One genomic region from Cucumis melo cultivar AY chromosome 9, USDA_Cmelo_AY_1.0, whole genome shotgun sequence encodes:
- the LOC103499307 gene encoding uncharacterized protein LOC103499307 isoform X1 produces the protein MGVSKRESAMAEEALASQDLLPQKIAKILDEARSSNATHNRKLKELSALRFKSKSPFDFLTAFSKTLTPLFNFHRRTSSVERLIRFISLFSTSRDPNFASHADEFLEEFLKFLLVASCAANKSARFRACQIVSEIIMRLPDDAEVSSDFWDKVIDHMKVRVQDKVPLVRMFAVRALSRFANDSENGDILNLFLEMIPMEQNAEVRKTILLSLPPSNVTLQVIIDCTLDVSESVRKAAYCVLANKFPLQSLSIKQRTTILQRGLTDRSQAVSKECLKLMTDEWLNNCCHGNPIELLEYLDVETYERVGESVMGALLGASLLKLHDNASIQHYILTSSSATEGDSPHCSPTIQLMEPEVSLYWRTICKHILTEAHAKGSDAAASMGAEAAVYAAEASEKNDLLEKILPATISDYVGLVKAHINAGSSYRFASRQLLLLGTMLDFSDNANRKIAGAFLQEVLHISPDHELDDDGNLVVHGDGINLGGDRDWAIAVSGLVKKVHAAAGEFEEIVLEVIEELARPCRERTANCVQWMHCLAVTSLLLENAKSLNFINGNISGPAQLLESILLPGAKHVHLDVQRISIRCLGLYGLLNKRPNEKILKQLRHSFIKGLPPINIMACKALFDLVLWHGPQVVDKALGQDHILQSSFDKTSFSSINLSEADEDWTMGSLDLLYAGFDNDEKYSSSATNEIESVQTIVTEGFAKILLLSENYPSIPASLHPPLLSKLVNIYFSSEKDLERLKQCLSVFFEHYPSLTVSHKRWISESFLPVMRSMWPGMNGNVGGSAAEVANMRKRAVQASRFMLQMMQAPLYANDTETKEEDGCMGNQEVAGTIGEPPLECSEEGLAIQIATEVASFRGKKTPAQKSYVSALCRVLVLLHFRPSEQGAIRVMRRLLCYVVDTASWDKDLVKDLKRMGEHLSAIDKQPDLEVTQEQADLILDQLKREFNFDAEIPPQTPVPCSTKPTRSRRRVKPESSSSDEAMSPTSVPNIVGTIGTRSQRASKTVALTRIMNSALKTNDVVDEEDGCEDSDDDDDEDDEDSDSDVTEN, from the exons ATGGGAGTTTCTAAGAGAGAATCGGCTATGGCGGAAGAAGCACTGGCATCTCAAGATCTATTGCCTCAGAAGATAGCGAAAATCCTCGACGAAGCTCGGTCATCAAACGCCACCCATAACCGCAAGCTCAAGGAGCTATCCGCTCTACGTTTCAAATCCAAGTCTCCTTTCGACTTCCTTACTGCGTTTTCCAAAACCCTCACCCCTCTCTTCAATTTCCACCGCAGGACCAGCTCTGTTGAGCGCCTTATCCGCTTCATTTCCCTTTTTTCCACTTCTAGAGACCCCAATTTCGCTTCTCATGCTGATGAGTTCTTGGAGGAATTTCTGAAGTTTCTTCTCGTTGCTTCATGCGCTGCAAATAAATCTGCGAGGTTCCGTGCGTGCCAGATTGTTTCTGAG ATCATCATGCGGCTACCAGACGATGCAGAAGTCAGCAGTGACTTCTGGGACAAAGTAATAGACCACATGAAGGTGCGAGTGCAGGACAAGGTTCCTTTAGTCCGGATGTTTGCAGTTCGTGCTCTTTCTCGTTTTGCGAATGATAGTGAAAACGGTGACATCCTCAATTTATTTCTTGAGATGATTCCTATGGAGCAAAATGCG GAGGTCCGAAAGACAATACTACTGTCCTTACCACCTTCTAATGTGACTTTGCAAGTGATAATCGATTGCACCTTGGATGTGAGTGAGTCTGTTCGAAAAGCAGCATATTGTGTCTTAGCTAACAAGTTTCCACTTCAAAGTCTCAG CATCAAACAAAGAACAACAATTTTACAGAGAGGGCTTACTGATCGTTCTCAGGCTGTTTCAAAGGAGTGCTTAAAATTGATGACAGATGAGTGGCTAAACAACTGCTGCCATGGAAATCCTATAGAATTGTTAGAGTATCTTGATGTCGAAACCTATGAACGAGTTGGTGAATCTGTTATGGGGGCTTTATTAGGAGCTAGTTTGTTGAAACTGCATGACAATGCAAGTATCCAACATTATATACTAACTTCCAGCAGCGCGACAGAAG GAGACTCTCCACATTGCAGTCCAACTATTCAACTAATGGAACCAGAAGTTTCTCTTTACTGGAGGACGATTTGTAAGCATATCCTAACAGAAGCACAT GCAAAAGGTTCTGATGCTGCAGCTTCTATGGGTGCTGAAGCCGCAGTATATGCAGCCGAAGCTTCTGAAAAAAATGACCTTTTAGAGAAAATTCTTCCTGCCACAATTTCTGATTATGTAGGCTTAGTCAAAGCTCATATTAATGCTG GGTCCAGTTATCGATTTGCATCAAGACAGTTACTTTTGCTTGGAACGATGCTTGATTTTTCTGATAATGCAAATAGGAAGATTGCTGGTGCATTTCTGCAGGAAGTGTTGCATATATCTCCAGATCATGAATTGGACGATGATGGGAACTTGGTTGTTCATGGAGATGGAATCAATCTTGGAGGGGATAGAGATTGGGCAATTGCTGTATCTGGGTTGGTTAAGAAAGTCCATGCTGCAGCTGGTGAATTTGAAGAAATTGTTCTTGAGGTGATTGAAGAACTTGCTCGACCATGCAGGGAGAGAACTGCAAATTGTGTGCAGTGGATGCACTGTCTTGCTGTGACAAGCCTTCTCCTGGAAAACGCTAAGTCATTGAATTTTATTAATGGAAATATCTCTGGACCTGCTCAACTGCTGGAGTCAATATTGCTTCCTGGG GCAAAACACGTTCATTTAGATGTTCAGAGAATTAGTATCCGCTGTCTTGGTCTGTATGGATTGCTGAATAAAAGACCAAATGAGAAAATTCTTAAACAGTTGAGGCATTCCTTCATTAAGGGGCTGCCTCCAATTAACATAATGGCCTGCAAGGCATTATTTGATTTGGTATTGTGGCATGGTCCCCAGGTGGTTGACAAGGCTCTAGGACAAGATCACATCCTCCAGTCTTCATTTGATAAGACATCTTTTAGTTCTATAAACCTATCTGAAGCAGATGAAGATTGGACTATGGGATCGCTTGATCTTTTATACGCTGGATTTGACAACGATGAGAAGTACAGCTCTTCAGCAACCAATGAAATTGAGTCCGTTCAAACCATTGTTACTGAGGGGTTTGCAAAGATTCTTCTGCTGAGTGAAAACTATCCAAGCATACCAGCATCTCTACATCCTCCATTGTTAAGCAAGCTTGTAAACATTTATTTTTCAAGCGAGAAAGATCTCGAGAG GTTGAAACAATGTCTTTCTGTATTCTTTGAGCATTATCCATCCCTCACAGTTTCTCATAAG AGGTGGATATCTGAGTCTTTTCTCCCAGTTATGCGTTCAATGTGGCCAGGCATGAATGGAAATGTCGGAGGTTCTGCTGCCGAGGTAGCGAATATGCGTAAACGTGCAGTCCAAGCATCACGTTTTATGCTGCAAATGATGCAGGCTCCTTTATATGCGAATGATACTGAAACGAAGGAAGAAGATGGATGCATGGGAAATCAGGAAGTTGCCGGTACTATTGGAGAACCTCCTCTTGAGTGCAGTGAAGAGGGGCTTGCCATTCAAATAGCTACGGAG GTTGCAAGCTTCCGTGGAAAGAAGACACCTGCACAAAAGTCATATGTTTCTGCTTTATGCCGGGTTCTTGTGTTGCTTCATTTTCGTCCTTCAGAACAAGGTGCTATAAGGGTGATGAGAAGGCTACTATGTTATGTGGTTGATACTGCATCATGGGATAAGGATCTTGTCAAGGACTTAAAGCGGATGGGAGAGCATCTCTCAGCAATCGACAAACAACCAGATCTTGAAGTGACGCAAGAGCAAGCTGATCTAATTTTAG ATCAACTAAAACGGGAGTTCAATTTTGATGCTGAAATTCCTCCACAAACACCAGTCCCATGTTCAACCAAACCTACACGTTCCAGGAGACGAGTGAAACCCGAGTCTTCATCTTCTGATGAAGCTATGTCCCCTACCTCTGTTCCCAACATTGTTGGGACAATTGGTACACGCTCGCAAAGGGCAAGCAAAACTGTGGCATTGACTAGAATCATGAATAGTGCACTTAAGACCAATGATGTAGTTGATGAGGAAGATGGATGTGAAGATTCAGATGATGACGACGACGAAGACGATGAAGATTCAGATTCGGATGTGACAGAGAATTAA
- the LOC103499307 gene encoding uncharacterized protein LOC103499307 isoform X2, translating to MGVSKRESAMAEEALASQDLLPQKIAKILDEARSSNATHNRKLKELSALRFKSKSPFDFLTAFSKTLTPLFNFHRRTSSVERLIRFISLFSTSRDPNFASHADEFLEEFLKFLLVASCAANKSARFRACQIVSEIIMRLPDDAEVSSDFWDKVIDHMKVRVQDKVPLVRMFAVRALSRFANDSENGDILNLFLEMIPMEQNAEVRKTILLSLPPSNVTLQVIIDCTLDVSESVRKAAYCVLANKFPLQSLSIKQRTTILQRGLTDRSQAVSKECLKLMTDEWLNNCCHGNPIELLEYLDVETYERVGESVMGALLGASLLKLHDNASIQHYILTSSSATEGDSPHCSPTIQLMEPEVSLYWRTICKHILTEAHAKGSDAAASMGAEAAVYAAEASEKNDLLEKILPATISDYVGLVKAHINAGSSYRFASRQLLLLGTMLDFSDNANRKIAGAFLQEVLHISPDHELDDDGNLVVHGDGINLGGDRDWAIAVSGLVKKVHAAAGEFEEIVLEVIEELARPCRERTANCVQWMHCLAVTSLLLENAKSLNFINGNISGPAQLLESILLPGVVDKALGQDHILQSSFDKTSFSSINLSEADEDWTMGSLDLLYAGFDNDEKYSSSATNEIESVQTIVTEGFAKILLLSENYPSIPASLHPPLLSKLVNIYFSSEKDLERLKQCLSVFFEHYPSLTVSHKRWISESFLPVMRSMWPGMNGNVGGSAAEVANMRKRAVQASRFMLQMMQAPLYANDTETKEEDGCMGNQEVAGTIGEPPLECSEEGLAIQIATEVASFRGKKTPAQKSYVSALCRVLVLLHFRPSEQGAIRVMRRLLCYVVDTASWDKDLVKDLKRMGEHLSAIDKQPDLEVTQEQADLILDQLKREFNFDAEIPPQTPVPCSTKPTRSRRRVKPESSSSDEAMSPTSVPNIVGTIGTRSQRASKTVALTRIMNSALKTNDVVDEEDGCEDSDDDDDEDDEDSDSDVTEN from the exons ATGGGAGTTTCTAAGAGAGAATCGGCTATGGCGGAAGAAGCACTGGCATCTCAAGATCTATTGCCTCAGAAGATAGCGAAAATCCTCGACGAAGCTCGGTCATCAAACGCCACCCATAACCGCAAGCTCAAGGAGCTATCCGCTCTACGTTTCAAATCCAAGTCTCCTTTCGACTTCCTTACTGCGTTTTCCAAAACCCTCACCCCTCTCTTCAATTTCCACCGCAGGACCAGCTCTGTTGAGCGCCTTATCCGCTTCATTTCCCTTTTTTCCACTTCTAGAGACCCCAATTTCGCTTCTCATGCTGATGAGTTCTTGGAGGAATTTCTGAAGTTTCTTCTCGTTGCTTCATGCGCTGCAAATAAATCTGCGAGGTTCCGTGCGTGCCAGATTGTTTCTGAG ATCATCATGCGGCTACCAGACGATGCAGAAGTCAGCAGTGACTTCTGGGACAAAGTAATAGACCACATGAAGGTGCGAGTGCAGGACAAGGTTCCTTTAGTCCGGATGTTTGCAGTTCGTGCTCTTTCTCGTTTTGCGAATGATAGTGAAAACGGTGACATCCTCAATTTATTTCTTGAGATGATTCCTATGGAGCAAAATGCG GAGGTCCGAAAGACAATACTACTGTCCTTACCACCTTCTAATGTGACTTTGCAAGTGATAATCGATTGCACCTTGGATGTGAGTGAGTCTGTTCGAAAAGCAGCATATTGTGTCTTAGCTAACAAGTTTCCACTTCAAAGTCTCAG CATCAAACAAAGAACAACAATTTTACAGAGAGGGCTTACTGATCGTTCTCAGGCTGTTTCAAAGGAGTGCTTAAAATTGATGACAGATGAGTGGCTAAACAACTGCTGCCATGGAAATCCTATAGAATTGTTAGAGTATCTTGATGTCGAAACCTATGAACGAGTTGGTGAATCTGTTATGGGGGCTTTATTAGGAGCTAGTTTGTTGAAACTGCATGACAATGCAAGTATCCAACATTATATACTAACTTCCAGCAGCGCGACAGAAG GAGACTCTCCACATTGCAGTCCAACTATTCAACTAATGGAACCAGAAGTTTCTCTTTACTGGAGGACGATTTGTAAGCATATCCTAACAGAAGCACAT GCAAAAGGTTCTGATGCTGCAGCTTCTATGGGTGCTGAAGCCGCAGTATATGCAGCCGAAGCTTCTGAAAAAAATGACCTTTTAGAGAAAATTCTTCCTGCCACAATTTCTGATTATGTAGGCTTAGTCAAAGCTCATATTAATGCTG GGTCCAGTTATCGATTTGCATCAAGACAGTTACTTTTGCTTGGAACGATGCTTGATTTTTCTGATAATGCAAATAGGAAGATTGCTGGTGCATTTCTGCAGGAAGTGTTGCATATATCTCCAGATCATGAATTGGACGATGATGGGAACTTGGTTGTTCATGGAGATGGAATCAATCTTGGAGGGGATAGAGATTGGGCAATTGCTGTATCTGGGTTGGTTAAGAAAGTCCATGCTGCAGCTGGTGAATTTGAAGAAATTGTTCTTGAGGTGATTGAAGAACTTGCTCGACCATGCAGGGAGAGAACTGCAAATTGTGTGCAGTGGATGCACTGTCTTGCTGTGACAAGCCTTCTCCTGGAAAACGCTAAGTCATTGAATTTTATTAATGGAAATATCTCTGGACCTGCTCAACTGCTGGAGTCAATATTGCTTCCTGGG GTGGTTGACAAGGCTCTAGGACAAGATCACATCCTCCAGTCTTCATTTGATAAGACATCTTTTAGTTCTATAAACCTATCTGAAGCAGATGAAGATTGGACTATGGGATCGCTTGATCTTTTATACGCTGGATTTGACAACGATGAGAAGTACAGCTCTTCAGCAACCAATGAAATTGAGTCCGTTCAAACCATTGTTACTGAGGGGTTTGCAAAGATTCTTCTGCTGAGTGAAAACTATCCAAGCATACCAGCATCTCTACATCCTCCATTGTTAAGCAAGCTTGTAAACATTTATTTTTCAAGCGAGAAAGATCTCGAGAG GTTGAAACAATGTCTTTCTGTATTCTTTGAGCATTATCCATCCCTCACAGTTTCTCATAAG AGGTGGATATCTGAGTCTTTTCTCCCAGTTATGCGTTCAATGTGGCCAGGCATGAATGGAAATGTCGGAGGTTCTGCTGCCGAGGTAGCGAATATGCGTAAACGTGCAGTCCAAGCATCACGTTTTATGCTGCAAATGATGCAGGCTCCTTTATATGCGAATGATACTGAAACGAAGGAAGAAGATGGATGCATGGGAAATCAGGAAGTTGCCGGTACTATTGGAGAACCTCCTCTTGAGTGCAGTGAAGAGGGGCTTGCCATTCAAATAGCTACGGAG GTTGCAAGCTTCCGTGGAAAGAAGACACCTGCACAAAAGTCATATGTTTCTGCTTTATGCCGGGTTCTTGTGTTGCTTCATTTTCGTCCTTCAGAACAAGGTGCTATAAGGGTGATGAGAAGGCTACTATGTTATGTGGTTGATACTGCATCATGGGATAAGGATCTTGTCAAGGACTTAAAGCGGATGGGAGAGCATCTCTCAGCAATCGACAAACAACCAGATCTTGAAGTGACGCAAGAGCAAGCTGATCTAATTTTAG ATCAACTAAAACGGGAGTTCAATTTTGATGCTGAAATTCCTCCACAAACACCAGTCCCATGTTCAACCAAACCTACACGTTCCAGGAGACGAGTGAAACCCGAGTCTTCATCTTCTGATGAAGCTATGTCCCCTACCTCTGTTCCCAACATTGTTGGGACAATTGGTACACGCTCGCAAAGGGCAAGCAAAACTGTGGCATTGACTAGAATCATGAATAGTGCACTTAAGACCAATGATGTAGTTGATGAGGAAGATGGATGTGAAGATTCAGATGATGACGACGACGAAGACGATGAAGATTCAGATTCGGATGTGACAGAGAATTAA